The genomic DNA AACTATCGGCGTGGCGTCTGCACAACGGAACGATCTGGCGTTGGAATCGGCCGTGCTACGGCGTGACCGATGGCAAGCCAGGACTTAGGATCGAGGCTAGATTTCTACCGGCGGGCCCAACTGTGGCAGACGAAATGGCCAATGCCGCGTTTTTCCTCGGCCTGATGACCGAGCTGCCCGAAGAGTTTGGAGATATTCGCAAGCACATGTCGTTTGACGACGCCCGTACCAATTTTTATAACGCCGCCCGGTACGGCCTCAAGGGTCAGATACGCGGCCTCGACGGCCAGAGCCGTCCAGTGTGTCGAATAATCTTGGAAGAACTGCTGCCAAGAGCGAGAAAGGGCTTGGCGAGGGCCGGTGTCGACGAAGCTGATAGCGACCGGCTTCTTGATATAATCGAGGAAAGAGTTTCACAGGAAAAATCAGGATCCCAATGGATGCTCGATTCTTATGCGGCAATGGATCAGCGGGCCAAGCCTAATGTGCGGCTTCGTTCCCTGACGGCTGCGATGAAGGCCCATCAGGAGGAAAGTGACGAACCGATGCATACGTGGGAGCTTGCCGAGATACCAAACGATTCCCAGTGGATCGACAACTACAAAACTGTCGAACAATTCATGGCCGTGGACCTATTTACCGTTAGGCCGGCCGACGTCCTGGATCTTGCTGCGAGCTTAATGCACTGGCGTCACGTCCGACACGTTCCTGTCGAAGACGACGCGGGCCGTTTGATCGGAATAGTATCGCATAGAGATCTGATCAAATTGATGGCTTCAGGAAAATTCGGAGCTTCTGCGAGCATCACGGTCAAGGATATTATGCAGACGGATATTGTGACCGTTTCACCCGATACACCAACGCTCGAGGCACTCGACATAATGCGTGAACGCAATATTGGCTGTCTTCCCGTCGTTAGGGATAGACGACTGGTAGGCATAATCACTGCTTATGATTTCCTGACCGTTTCGACAAAATTATTCGAAGAGAAGCTCGGTCAAGTCATGTAGTTCTCATTTGGTGCCCGGAAGATATTCACGATGGAGGGAACAAAAAAAATGAACGCTGCGTCAACACAACACGAATGGACAAAATACACGAAATTTTACACCGAGAACAATAAGGGACGGCTGACACGGTTAGGAGTTTTTGAAAAACAAGGTGAAACTGTCAATGACTATTGGCTCGAGAGCGGATTGCCGTTCAACGGGCTTGATATCGATACCCATAAGGACCTTCCATCAGTTCAGATCTCAGTCGGTGTGCTTTGCCATGAGGTCGACCAGGTTGTTGACATCGCCTTTCATTTGAGTGCATCGGGCGATGACGACGGAGTCGATATCAAGAGCACGAACGGTACCTCAACAGTGCTGCGTTTTGAGAGGCACACGGAATGACCGCAGTGCGAATTTTTTCACAGCATGGGGTAATACGACGCGTTTGTCCGGCCGGTTTGCTTTATAGATCAACGCCAACCGCCTTATCTGCAACATTTACGGTTGCTCCATGTTCGGAATGTTAATTGCATTTGAGCAAGTTAAGCCTTTAGTGCAAGAAGGCAATATCTACTATTTAGAAGAAGGGTCGGCGTCAGGGTCGAGTTTAATACAATGAAGGCATCTCACGATCTACAAATTCAGGATAAATGCCAGTCCTGTTCACTTCACAACGAGAATTTCTTTTGCCACATCTCTTCTCCCGGCTGGGATAGCTTTGAGTCGATCGCGATGACAAAAGTGTATCCGAAAGGAACGATGCTGTTTGTCGAAGGCCAGCCGGCGAGCGGTGTTTATATGCTCTGCCAGGGCAAGGTCAAACTCTCAACATGTTCACAGGACGGGAAAGTAATAATTCTCGGTATCGTCGAACCCGGCGAGGTGATCGGACTAAGTGCCGCTCTCGATGGTGTTGAATACGAAACGACAGCCGAAGTGCTCGAACTTTGTCAGGTGAATTATGTGGCTACTGATGATTTTATTCGCCTGATGCGTTCCAGCACCGATGCATGCCTTAATGCTGCCCGCCAATTGAGCCGCAATTACCAGACGGCTTATCGTCAGGTTTGTTCGCTCGGTTTATCAGATTCGGTCGCCGACAAGCTGGCAAAGCTCTTCCTCGGCTGGAGCGGTAACGGGACCGGCGGCGACGGACTAGTCCGAATGAAGAATTTTTTCACCCACGAAGAAATGGCCGAAATGATCGGCGCATCACGCGAGACAGTTACGCGTGCCCTCAAATATTTTCGCGAGCACGACTTGGTTACTCTTAAAGGCTCGGAGATGATCATCCACGACCGGCGGCGGCTAAAGGCCGTGATCGGTACCCGCAAGAACCTGCACACCGAAATGTGACACGCGTCACTTCTCACTGTGACGCGTGTCCTATCATTCGATAGATCCAGATCTAATAATCCATGATTGTCGGGAGGTGCAACGATGATGCTCGAGAAAGCGCCGGAAACACACTTATTTCGCGATCTTATCTCTGTGGAAGATCTCCTCAGCGGCTTGGCTCCCCGCCATCGCCGGTCACTCGCCCGGATCGAACATCATTCACATTTCGCTCCCGACACGCTCGTCTTTGACTCGCATGACCAACCCGAACAGATCTTCGTCCACCGCGGCGGCAAGCTTGCCCTTTTTCGGAACGATCGCGTCGAAGACCTGTTGAGTGCCTGTCCGGTTGGAGCAGGTTGTATCTATGGCCTCGTCGAGGCCCTATCGGGAAGTGATTTCAAGATGAGC from Acidobacteriota bacterium includes the following:
- a CDS encoding CBS domain-containing protein, yielding MGDKKVTRDYDDEQMRAFTLGVLNDLQALEYMLKAGMFEEDVRRIGAEQEMFLIDSAYRPAPLALDVIGQAKDSRLTTEIGKFNLEANLTPLEFKDDCFRVMEDELNEILGVVRRSAVEFGGGVVLAGILPTIQQSDLTSKNLTPHPRYYEIDRIVTELHGENRVIHIKGLDELQLTLQDTFIEFCNTSFQVHMQVGAKDFVRYYNWAQAIAAPVLASAANSPILLGHRLWHETRLAVFKQSTDTRSLTHKQRNQKPRVNFGDQWVDDSIIEVLHEDAIRFRILLTQDIKENSLKVLSEGGIPELSAWRLHNGTIWRWNRPCYGVTDGKPGLRIEARFLPAGPTVADEMANAAFFLGLMTELPEEFGDIRKHMSFDDARTNFYNAARYGLKGQIRGLDGQSRPVCRIILEELLPRARKGLARAGVDEADSDRLLDIIEERVSQEKSGSQWMLDSYAAMDQRAKPNVRLRSLTAAMKAHQEESDEPMHTWELAEIPNDSQWIDNYKTVEQFMAVDLFTVRPADVLDLAASLMHWRHVRHVPVEDDAGRLIGIVSHRDLIKLMASGKFGASASITVKDIMQTDIVTVSPDTPTLEALDIMRERNIGCLPVVRDRRLVGIITAYDFLTVSTKLFEEKLGQVM
- a CDS encoding Crp/Fnr family transcriptional regulator, which encodes MTKVYPKGTMLFVEGQPASGVYMLCQGKVKLSTCSQDGKVIILGIVEPGEVIGLSAALDGVEYETTAEVLELCQVNYVATDDFIRLMRSSTDACLNAARQLSRNYQTAYRQVCSLGLSDSVADKLAKLFLGWSGNGTGGDGLVRMKNFFTHEEMAEMIGASRETVTRALKYFREHDLVTLKGSEMIIHDRRRLKAVIGTRKNLHTEM
- a CDS encoding cyclic nucleotide-binding domain-containing protein, which produces MMLEKAPETHLFRDLISVEDLLSGLAPRHRRSLARIEHHSHFAPDTLVFDSHDQPEQIFVHRGGKLALFRNDRVEDLLSACPVGAGCIYGLVEALSGSDFKMSAKTITESDFDVIDRDEFLRFIKNEPELCFRLAELLSRMYQHALETIKAH